The Primulina eburnea isolate SZY01 chromosome 8, ASM2296580v1, whole genome shotgun sequence genome contains a region encoding:
- the LOC140839093 gene encoding uncharacterized protein: MAENKEDARYNPPDAIPIRDHFRPVINNHYSGIARGTINENNFDLKPVLINIVQQNQFAGTATSDPHVHLSTFLEITDTIEISTFRQTNFEQLYEAWERYKELLRRCPNHGFEDWVQIELFYNGLNGQTRTTVDAAAGGTIFAKSPAQSYDLLEQMTINSYQWPSERPGVQRLLECMLWTLSHHSLRKYQH, encoded by the exons ATGGCTGAAAACAAAGAGGACGCAAGATATAACCCGCCAGACGCCATACCTATCAGAGaccacttcagaccagtgatcaacaatcATTACTCTGGTATTGCAAGAGGGACCATAAACGAAAACAATTTCGATTTGAAGCCTGTACTGATAAATATTGTTCAACAGAACCAATTTGCTGGAACTGCCACTTCTGATCCTCATGTTCATTTAAGTACATTCCTGGAGATCACGgatacg ATTGAGATCAGTACTTTCAGGCAAACTAACTTTGAGCAGCTTTATGAGGCGTGGGAAAGGTACAAAGAGTTATTGCGGAGGTGCCCtaatcatggttttgaagactgggtCCAGATTGAGCTTTTCTATAACGGTTTGAATGGTCAGACACGGACAACAGTGGATGCAGCAGCAGGTGGCACGATATTTGCCAAATCTCCTGCTCAATCCTACGACttgcttgagcagatgactattaacagctaccaatggccgtctgagaggCCAGGAGTACAGAGACTGCTGGAGTGTATGTTGTGGACCCTATCACATCACTCACTGCGCAAGTATCAGCATTGA